In a genomic window of Zingiber officinale cultivar Zhangliang chromosome 9B, Zo_v1.1, whole genome shotgun sequence:
- the LOC122023284 gene encoding uncharacterized protein LOC122023284, whose amino-acid sequence MSVVHGYGTLHTTSMSFTPSISNESATPTFVPETQLSNRESLIEVDNFEKAVSNVEGTRKRSSWTKVEDEADAFWGRVASYYNENHPPGSNNRSINVIWSHWHNTIQKKVYRFNTNYNSVYSSYRSGHSDEDILRFAYEKYRSESNGVAFNLEHVWRIVKDYPMFTPQFADHFVATKKMRTSELGASNTSSNQDVIINLNDEDTHPMGQKVAKKREKKK is encoded by the exons ATGTCGGTTGTTCATGGATATGGTACCCTGCACACAACTAGTATGTCTTTCACTCCTTCGATATCAAATGAATCTGCAACTCCGACTTTTGTCCCGGAGACTCAACTTTCCAACCGTGAATCCCTAATTGAGGTGGACAATTTTGAAAAAGCTGTTTCAAATGTTGAGGGTACAAGAAAGCGTTCAAGTTGGACAAAGGTTGAAGACGAG GCGGATGCTTTTTGGGGGCGTGTTGCAAGCTACTACAATGAGAATCATCCCCCAGGTTCAAACAACAGAAGTATAAATGTTATATGGTCACATTGGcacaatacaatccaaaagaagGTATATCGATTCAACACAAATTATAATAGTGTTTATAGTTCATATCGAAGTGGTCACAGTGATGAAGATATATTGAGGTTTGCGTATGAAAAATATCGATCAGAAAGCAATGGCGTTGCATTCAATCTTGAGCATGTGTGGAGAATTGTCAAAGACTATCCAATGTTTACTCCACAGTTTGCTGATCACTTTGTGGCCACAAAGAAGATGAGGACCTCAGAATTGGGAGCAAGCAACACCTCCTCCAACCAAGATGTGATTATAAACCTAAATGATGAAGATACTCATCCAATGGGACAGAAGGTAgcaaaaaaaagggaaaagaaaaagtaa
- the LOC122023285 gene encoding formin-1-like has product MDPAQPIYIPDRGLGRRFVNVPQASPAFREASQAACQASSANDRLGQDAPSSTRRRAQPSSDDSDSDSQPLSQRRRRRAPRPVSDSGPSSIPSPPPVAAASPPPPIVTPPPIPSQVNDPPTPSDTQVEPLLAQPSTSQQLQGGEAGPFERPSTTPPSAPSQEPPSAPSGSTVGPSSPLGSVAGPSERPSSTPPSAPSQEPPSAPSGSTVGLSVPLGSAAGPSEPPPLTHYCYCTTTPSEERLWSRADVPTSSLRIKGRLATLWEESIQHMNSLPPPAQMDKFSELYIKACAESMAVNNSFHAIHYQNKMLRDKVAELELQLNGPVQASHALRAEIKDMTKKKNSLEVSLAQANYELKGLKEEQSRVDVVHQQSIDQQALEHQRAMDQLAQKLRAAETLTQEQDKKLKSQEAQLTSQTVELTAARNELARATAEGASTVLAIYKEGENGRCQQNRALYLRSPEFCTQAGQRFSTSVIYGAGGALRQLYEQDYLKSVSPPEFLDHDRILKEIPDEIFPPFK; this is encoded by the exons ATGGATCCTGCCCAACCAATTTATATTCCTGATCGCGGCCTTGGTAGAAGATTCGTCAATGTTCCTCAAGCAAGTCCTGCATTCAGAGAAGCTTCTCAGGCAGCTTGCCAAGCCAGCTCCGCAAATGACCGCTTAGGCCAGGATGCCCCTTCTTCCACTAGACGCAGGGCTCAGCCGTCTTCCGATGATTCTGACTCGGATAGCCAGCCGCTGTCTCAGAGACGTCGACGCCGAGCCCCTCGTCCTGTGTCCGACTCAGGCCCGTCCtctatcccttctcctcctccagttGCAGCtgcctctcctccacctcccatTGTGACTCCACCTCCAATCCCGAGCCAGGTAAATGATCCCCCTACTCCATCCGATACTCAGGTCGAGCCTCTATTGGCTCAACCTTCCACATCGCAGCAACTTCAGGGAGGTGAAGCTGGCCCTTTTGAACGCCCTTCAACTACCCCACCCTCAGCACCTTCTCAGGAGCCTCCTTCAGCTCCTTCTGGCTCAACTGTTGGGCCCTCATCTCCTCTTGGCTCAGTAGCTGGGCCCTCAGAACGCCCTTCATCTACCCCACCATCAGCACCTTCTCAGGAGCCTCCTTCAGCTCCTTCGGGCTCAACTGTCGGGCTCTCAGTTCCTCTTGGTTCAGCCGCTGGGCCCTCAGAACCACCCCCGCTTACTCATTACTGTTACTGTACTACTACCCCTTCTGAGGAAAGGTTATGGTCACGAGCAGATGTTCCCACCAGCTCCCTTAGGATAAAAGGTCGTCTGGCCACTTTATGGGAAGAGAGCATACAACACATGAACTCCTTGCCTCCCCCAGCCCAGATGGACAAATTCTCAGAGCTGTATATCAAG GCTTGTGCAGAGTCTATGGCAGTGAACAATTCCTTCCACGCTATTCATTATCAGAATAAGATGCTGCGAGACAAGGTTGCTGAACTGGAACTGCAATTGAATGGCCCTGTTCAGGCTAGTCATGCCCTGAGGGCCGAAATAAAAGATATGACCAAGAAGAAGAACAGCCTGGAAGTATCCCTAGCGCAAGCCAACTATGAACTTAAAGGTCTCAAGGAAGAGCAAAGCCGAGTCGATGTTGTGCATCAGCAAAGTATAGATCAACAAGCTTTAGAGCATCAACGAGCTATGGACCAATTGGCTCAAAAGCTACGTGCCGCTGAGACTTTAACACAGGAGCAAGACAAAAAGTTGAAATCCCAGGAGGCCCAATTGACCTCCCAAACAGTAGAACTAACAGCCGCTCGGAATGAACTGGCTCGGGCTACTGCAGAAGGGGCATCAACAGTTCTGGCTATttacaaagagggagagaacggTCGCTGTCAACAAAATCGTGCTCTGTACTTGCGTTCTCCGGAATTCTGTACACAAGCTGGTCAGCGTTTTTCCACATCTGTTATCTATGGGGCGGGTGGGGCTCTGCGTCAACTttatgaacaagactatttgaagTCAGTGTCGCCTCCTGAATTTTTAGACCATGACCGAATCCTTAAAGAGATCCCAGATGAAATTTTTCCTCCTTTCAAGTGA